A genomic segment from Acuticoccus sediminis encodes:
- a CDS encoding HlyD family efflux transporter periplasmic adaptor subunit translates to MRLTRPHTPETDDTASSARPRNGRYRFRDDLQAVEAVPGGSVEIVDTVSGARCTLSSQEAMLCRLADGTKSLAAIGKAYRQETGNGVTLTELLNLYRRMQAQGLMNGGSDPKAPPLPPADASDEEPTGPEPSAEAPGDTADAAAGTPDVGAGSPTATTTGEPPVAGTPAYGHPADSAMSGRAGAPDHAVADVDADAEPDGPSWLVLSDEDVDAWNDAGLLSGSEDDGPVFGPTAAASDDGADQPAAYIPRRADEVEVEFEVVTPDEAGDEATAGPELQTSGRDEDTLDAGGSSAMGAGPGIADATEKMAATEATEATEATEATEATEATEATEATEATEATEATEATEERELSEAGHASTVDGFDAAAASIAGSEEMADGAHPVAPVEAAGTAPEPFTETDGAPEADAPVPELPAAVAVVPSLSQSAAGDGDERALPAAVLEASADDGSAQEEDDEPKRAGRPGGRGLRRGAVRRGRTRAEAPGASSGSGRYQLRADLVIERADGGAAALVVPATGERHPLSDTEAVLCTLADGSRSMAAIGKEFKAATGQSLTFSELLAFYRELKAKGLLTDGRSPAPTPADTPRVAAGATAAEVRPTVVPADASGEDAQPDGVPGDLAASAGPSTRPGSDGMVVASETADASTGDGTQGDVAADIRATETGGAPDPAPTLAEDPPGDMVAAAVSDGSNVAPDSILGTVEDGTPISPLNRQDEAADQFEAVRAPDETQAGAGAERPHNGPTADAAAALSPDETATEDGTGPAPDEAATPDALLPEDGTADDAAVPESVAGVVPEPVAAMEQAAGAPSAPPIPSGRALALVTPPVPLAEAAPVELRDGGIVEKPAKKGFASRLISSFHRPRPTGEAPATEAAAPPSATETEVAAAEAPGQARARVRERYARRAVAKSDAESLLTGALGTDSDPSEPKHAFVDDVDDDFGGQFRASAPAAATTQRARTTSRSSSAAATGTRRRTAREGSDVPRDTAERLARDRAGQERSGQDRTGQERAGAARKAGGAAKAERPGASGWQKRPETADPIHQYEDDDEPGPAAGGAFGGFGGMGGGPFAGAGLGGLGGLGGGMGAGMGGGMGGGLGGGMGGGMGGGFGGGAGAQALLAHLAARQRQSGVAGGGGEPPESDGPAQVSLFNPNGMLGFLCILFWPLQFLWLPLLLTVPLAFMIGVERWHAMLVDSGTLALDLSFISRGIAALFIVNLASRIAQATIVRAFGGDVRQLGITLLLGFIPRFYVDQSAISSLSRRGQLWSHAAPSLARLYLFSLGMILWAVFRGNGSFFPELALLVGQVGIAAFVISAYPLLPGDGYRFLATYFRQPHLLQKSIMALKSWATGHHLPPQIDRSEVPGLMLFGVGVVLSSVTLVVFAMSVIALEMMGEYRGPGAFMFLTLFACFAMWVFALRSSVGQRAAGGLDPQMMQQLIASRFGATTEAKEQPASLGARGRVFWVVIACALLVVAFLPYQYEASGSFEILPMQRNNATARTEGEVMEVLVREGQWVTKDQVLARLSDWDQQRDVQVTKAQLDEAKATLQRLEDGAKPEQIALAETQVESARTRGVYSRAEADRAKRLVDRGVISTSDWERAVSRDETDQAALKVAEANLKLVKSPATKAELDAAKAEVERLTHQHQYALDQLERTRIRAPIDGNIITPNVHLLAGDWMKTGEEFLTLEDTRTVEAQIDMPQTDITLISPGDTVRLKSWSNMDQEVPGVVTEVAPAAEEREYGTVVRVRATVPNTEGYLRPAMTGYAKVDGAEMRVWEAYLRFFMRFFQIEVWSWIP, encoded by the coding sequence ATGAGGCTGACGCGGCCCCATACGCCGGAGACGGACGATACGGCTTCGTCCGCACGCCCCCGGAACGGGCGATACCGCTTCCGCGACGACCTGCAGGCCGTGGAAGCCGTGCCGGGCGGCTCCGTCGAGATCGTCGACACGGTGTCCGGCGCGCGCTGCACGCTGTCCTCGCAGGAGGCCATGCTGTGCCGCCTGGCGGACGGGACGAAGTCGCTCGCGGCGATCGGCAAGGCCTATCGTCAGGAGACCGGCAACGGCGTCACCCTGACGGAGCTCCTGAACCTCTACCGGCGGATGCAGGCTCAGGGCCTGATGAACGGCGGCAGCGACCCCAAGGCACCGCCGCTTCCGCCCGCCGATGCCTCCGACGAGGAGCCGACCGGGCCGGAACCTTCCGCCGAAGCACCCGGCGACACCGCCGACGCTGCCGCCGGAACACCGGACGTCGGCGCCGGTTCCCCCACCGCAACGACGACCGGCGAGCCGCCCGTTGCCGGGACGCCGGCCTATGGGCATCCCGCCGATTCAGCGATGTCCGGCCGGGCCGGCGCTCCGGATCACGCGGTGGCGGACGTCGATGCCGATGCGGAACCGGACGGGCCGAGCTGGCTGGTCCTGTCCGACGAGGACGTCGACGCGTGGAACGACGCCGGCCTTCTGTCCGGATCCGAGGACGACGGCCCCGTCTTCGGCCCCACCGCCGCCGCGTCCGATGACGGCGCCGATCAGCCAGCCGCGTACATCCCCCGCCGGGCGGACGAAGTGGAGGTAGAATTCGAGGTCGTCACACCGGACGAGGCCGGCGACGAGGCAACGGCAGGTCCCGAGCTTCAAACGTCCGGTCGCGACGAAGACACCCTCGATGCCGGGGGATCGTCGGCGATGGGGGCCGGGCCGGGCATCGCGGACGCGACGGAAAAAATGGCGGCCACGGAGGCCACGGAGGCCACGGAGGCCACGGAGGCCACGGAGGCCACGGAGGCCACGGAGGCCACGGAGGCCACGGAGGCCACGGAGGCCACGGAGGCCACGGAGGCCACGGAGGAACGTGAACTTTCCGAAGCGGGCCATGCAAGCACCGTGGACGGCTTCGATGCCGCGGCGGCGAGCATTGCAGGCTCCGAAGAGATGGCGGACGGCGCGCACCCCGTCGCGCCGGTGGAGGCCGCGGGGACCGCTCCGGAACCCTTCACAGAAACCGACGGCGCACCGGAGGCGGATGCACCGGTCCCGGAGTTGCCGGCGGCCGTCGCCGTCGTTCCATCGCTGAGCCAAAGCGCGGCCGGGGACGGCGACGAACGTGCCTTGCCGGCGGCGGTCTTGGAGGCGAGCGCGGACGACGGGTCGGCGCAGGAGGAGGACGACGAGCCCAAGCGGGCGGGTCGACCGGGTGGTCGGGGGCTGCGGCGAGGGGCCGTGCGGCGCGGGCGCACGCGCGCCGAGGCACCGGGGGCGTCGTCCGGCAGCGGGCGGTACCAGCTTCGCGCCGACCTCGTCATCGAGCGTGCGGACGGCGGCGCCGCAGCGCTCGTCGTGCCGGCGACCGGCGAGCGGCACCCGCTCTCCGACACCGAGGCGGTGCTGTGCACGCTCGCCGACGGATCGCGGTCGATGGCCGCCATCGGCAAGGAGTTCAAGGCCGCGACAGGCCAGAGCCTCACGTTCAGCGAACTCCTCGCCTTCTACCGCGAGCTCAAGGCCAAGGGCCTCCTGACCGACGGGCGGTCACCCGCGCCGACCCCGGCCGACACGCCGCGGGTCGCCGCCGGCGCCACCGCCGCGGAAGTCCGGCCCACCGTTGTGCCCGCCGACGCTTCCGGCGAAGACGCCCAGCCGGACGGCGTTCCTGGCGACCTGGCAGCTTCCGCCGGACCGTCGACCAGGCCCGGGTCCGACGGCATGGTTGTCGCGTCGGAGACCGCCGACGCATCAACCGGGGACGGAACGCAAGGCGACGTGGCCGCCGACATCCGCGCAACGGAAACCGGCGGCGCGCCGGACCCCGCGCCGACGCTGGCCGAGGACCCGCCCGGGGACATGGTCGCAGCCGCGGTGTCCGACGGGTCGAACGTCGCGCCGGACTCCATCCTCGGGACGGTGGAGGACGGCACACCCATCTCCCCCCTCAATCGGCAGGACGAGGCGGCGGACCAGTTCGAGGCCGTCCGGGCGCCGGACGAGACGCAAGCCGGGGCGGGAGCCGAACGTCCGCACAACGGTCCCACGGCGGATGCGGCCGCCGCCCTCTCGCCGGATGAGACAGCGACCGAGGATGGCACCGGCCCGGCGCCGGACGAGGCGGCCACCCCGGACGCCCTGCTTCCGGAGGACGGGACGGCGGATGATGCCGCCGTGCCAGAGTCCGTTGCCGGCGTCGTGCCGGAGCCGGTCGCCGCGATGGAGCAGGCCGCCGGGGCGCCGTCCGCCCCGCCGATCCCGAGTGGGCGGGCACTGGCTCTCGTCACGCCGCCCGTCCCTCTGGCGGAGGCGGCGCCGGTCGAGCTTCGCGACGGGGGCATCGTCGAAAAACCTGCGAAGAAGGGATTTGCAAGCCGGTTGATCTCGAGCTTTCACCGGCCGCGTCCGACCGGTGAAGCGCCGGCGACCGAAGCGGCAGCCCCGCCATCGGCGACCGAAACGGAGGTTGCCGCGGCCGAGGCGCCCGGTCAGGCCCGCGCCAGGGTCCGCGAGCGCTACGCACGCCGCGCGGTCGCCAAGTCGGACGCCGAAAGCCTCCTGACCGGCGCGCTTGGGACGGACAGCGACCCTTCCGAACCGAAGCACGCCTTCGTCGACGACGTCGACGACGATTTCGGCGGGCAGTTCCGCGCCAGCGCGCCCGCAGCGGCGACGACCCAGCGTGCCCGCACGACGTCCCGTTCCTCCTCCGCCGCCGCGACCGGGACACGGCGGCGCACGGCACGCGAAGGGAGCGACGTACCCCGCGATACCGCCGAGCGCCTCGCCCGCGACCGCGCCGGACAGGAGCGGTCAGGACAGGACCGGACAGGACAGGAGCGCGCCGGTGCCGCTCGCAAGGCGGGTGGCGCGGCGAAGGCCGAGCGGCCAGGCGCATCGGGCTGGCAGAAGCGCCCCGAAACCGCCGACCCGATCCATCAGTACGAGGACGACGACGAGCCCGGCCCCGCCGCGGGCGGCGCGTTCGGCGGATTCGGCGGGATGGGCGGCGGACCCTTCGCGGGCGCCGGCCTCGGCGGTCTCGGTGGTCTCGGCGGCGGCATGGGCGCCGGCATGGGCGGGGGGATGGGCGGCGGCCTCGGTGGCGGGATGGGCGGCGGGATGGGTGGCGGCTTCGGCGGCGGCGCGGGCGCGCAGGCGCTGCTCGCCCACCTCGCCGCGCGGCAACGCCAGTCCGGCGTCGCCGGGGGCGGCGGCGAGCCGCCGGAGAGCGACGGCCCCGCTCAGGTCTCCCTCTTCAATCCCAACGGCATGCTGGGTTTCCTGTGCATCCTGTTCTGGCCGCTTCAGTTCCTGTGGCTGCCGCTGCTGCTGACGGTGCCGCTCGCCTTCATGATCGGCGTCGAGCGATGGCACGCGATGCTCGTCGACTCGGGCACCCTGGCGCTGGATCTCTCGTTCATCAGCCGCGGCATCGCCGCGCTCTTCATCGTCAACCTCGCCTCGCGGATCGCGCAGGCGACGATCGTGCGCGCCTTCGGCGGCGACGTGCGCCAGCTCGGCATCACGCTGCTGCTCGGCTTCATCCCCCGGTTCTACGTCGACCAGAGCGCCATTTCCTCGCTCAGCCGACGCGGGCAGCTCTGGTCGCACGCGGCGCCGTCGCTCGCCCGGCTCTACCTCTTCTCGCTCGGGATGATCCTGTGGGCGGTCTTCCGCGGCAACGGCTCGTTCTTCCCGGAGCTCGCCCTCCTCGTGGGCCAGGTCGGCATCGCGGCGTTCGTCATCTCGGCCTACCCGCTGCTGCCCGGCGACGGGTACCGCTTCCTCGCCACCTACTTCCGACAGCCGCACCTGCTGCAGAAGTCGATCATGGCGCTGAAGTCCTGGGCCACCGGGCACCACCTGCCGCCGCAGATCGACCGCTCGGAGGTGCCCGGCCTGATGCTGTTCGGCGTCGGCGTCGTGCTGTCGTCGGTGACGCTCGTCGTCTTCGCCATGTCGGTGATCGCCCTCGAGATGATGGGCGAGTATCGCGGGCCGGGCGCATTCATGTTCCTGACGCTGTTCGCCTGCTTCGCGATGTGGGTGTTCGCGCTGCGATCGTCGGTCGGCCAGCGCGCGGCGGGCGGGCTCGATCCGCAGATGATGCAGCAGCTCATAGCCAGCCGCTTCGGCGCGACGACGGAGGCCAAGGAGCAGCCGGCGAGCCTCGGCGCGCGCGGACGCGTGTTCTGGGTGGTGATCGCGTGCGCGCTGCTGGTGGTGGCGTTCCTGCCCTACCAGTACGAGGCGTCCGGATCGTTCGAGATCCTGCCGATGCAGCGCAACAACGCCACCGCCCGGACCGAAGGCGAGGTGATGGAGGTCCTGGTGCGCGAGGGCCAGTGGGTCACCAAGGATCAGGTGCTCGCCCGCCTCTCCGACTGGGACCAGCAGCGCGACGTGCAGGTGACCAAGGCCCAGCTCGACGAGGCGAAGGCGACCCTGCAGCGCCTCGAGGACGGCGCCAAGCCCGAGCAGATCGCCCTCGCCGAGACACAGGTGGAGAGCGCGCGCACGCGCGGCGTCTACAGCCGCGCCGAGGCCGACCGCGCCAAGCGCCTCGTCGACCGCGGCGTCATTTCCACCAGCGACTGGGAACGTGCCGTCTCCCGCGACGAGACCGACCAGGCGGCGCTGAAGGTCGCCGAGGCGAACCTGAAGCTCGTGAAGAGCCCCGCCACCAAGGCCGAGCTCGACGCCGCGAAGGCCGAGGTCGAGCGGCTGACCCACCAGCACCAGTATGCGCTCGACCAGCTCGAGCGCACCCGCATCCGCGCCCCCATCGACGGCAACATCATCACGCCCAACGTACACCTTCTGGCGGGCGACTGGATGAAGACCGGCGAGGAGTTCCTGACGCTGGAGGACACCCGCACCGTCGAGGCGCAGATCGACATGCCGCAGACGGACATCACCCTGATCTCCCCCGGCGACACGGTCCGCCTGAAGTCGTGGAGCAACATGGACCAGGAAGTCCCCGGCGTCGTGACCGAGGTCGCACCCGCCGCGGAGGAGCGCGAGTACGGAACGGTGGTGCGCGTGCGCGCGACGGTGCCGAACACCGAGGGATACCTGCGCCCGGCGATGACCGGCTACGCCAAGGTGGACGGCGCGGAGATGCGGGTGTGGGAGGCGTACCTGCGCTTCTTCATGCGCTTCTTCCAGATCGAGGTCTGGTCCTGGATCCCGTAG
- a CDS encoding ATP-binding protein, with protein MTADAAIPARVVRTTRGLRGGTPPAMDAAARPLAAIVVDDLLAARSALRDEDVLLVTAADFDGTAWPNWLVRRARHFPVVALADPSAGVAFPDGAAVVADEAALAAALPLLARHSELLHRARLEIRGLSQVFDTIPDAVIVLDKDGGVRRANAAARTMFADADDDMTGENMAFSVGPDGTGEIEFFREGLPRVGEIRLAEIEWAKAAATLALVRDVTTAADLQARLAQSQKSDAIRLMAGGIAHEFNNMLLVAMTNLYFLRSHLNGGEPELLLDKVDNVVERARALASQILVLSQSHTSRTVEVDLGELVRDHMPVLRSGVRREIDVIINLSRRPLPVVVDQEEIRQVLTNLVLNAMHVTNAGGRITVETGTARGSPGGLAEGEWSTLTVTDSGAGMPSEVLPLIFDPFYTTKPVGEGRGLGLSVSRSYVRKAGGTIIAESEEGKGSVFTVYLPLAEPIVLRQDSNGAANGEATHVLLLEDDSDVALVLRKALERDGYRVTSRGNGLDGKDLIEEDPSIGLVVSDVVMPHLGGNDLAQWLMYARPSMKVLLITGYSDRVDWLEAIKDEAHDYLIKPFPPAKFLSTVRQLLRV; from the coding sequence GTGACCGCAGACGCGGCGATCCCGGCCAGGGTGGTGCGGACCACCAGGGGGCTGCGAGGCGGCACACCGCCGGCCATGGACGCCGCCGCGCGACCGCTCGCCGCGATCGTCGTCGACGACCTCCTCGCCGCGCGCTCCGCGCTGAGGGACGAGGACGTGCTCCTCGTGACCGCGGCGGACTTCGACGGCACCGCCTGGCCGAACTGGCTGGTCCGCCGCGCGCGTCACTTCCCCGTGGTCGCGCTCGCGGACCCCTCGGCCGGCGTCGCCTTCCCCGACGGCGCTGCCGTCGTCGCCGACGAGGCCGCGCTGGCGGCCGCGCTCCCGCTGTTGGCGCGGCACTCCGAGCTGCTTCACCGGGCGCGTCTGGAGATCCGCGGCCTCTCCCAGGTGTTCGACACGATCCCCGACGCGGTGATCGTCCTCGACAAGGACGGCGGGGTGCGCCGGGCCAACGCCGCCGCCCGCACCATGTTCGCCGACGCGGACGACGACATGACCGGCGAGAACATGGCCTTCTCCGTCGGTCCGGACGGCACCGGCGAGATCGAGTTCTTTCGCGAGGGGCTTCCGCGGGTCGGCGAGATCCGCCTCGCCGAGATCGAGTGGGCGAAGGCCGCCGCGACCCTCGCCCTCGTGCGCGACGTGACGACGGCGGCCGACCTGCAGGCCCGGCTCGCCCAGTCACAGAAGTCGGACGCCATCCGCCTGATGGCCGGCGGGATCGCGCACGAGTTCAACAACATGCTGCTCGTCGCGATGACGAACCTCTACTTCCTGCGCAGTCACCTTAACGGCGGCGAGCCGGAACTGCTGCTCGACAAGGTCGACAACGTCGTCGAGCGGGCGCGAGCACTGGCGAGCCAGATCCTCGTCCTGTCGCAGAGCCACACCTCGCGCACCGTCGAGGTCGACCTCGGCGAGCTGGTCCGGGACCACATGCCGGTCCTGCGCTCCGGCGTGCGGCGGGAGATCGACGTCATCATCAACCTGTCGCGCCGGCCGCTGCCGGTGGTGGTCGACCAGGAGGAGATCCGACAGGTCCTCACCAACCTCGTCCTCAACGCGATGCACGTGACGAACGCCGGCGGGCGCATCACCGTCGAGACCGGAACGGCCCGCGGTTCGCCCGGAGGGCTGGCGGAAGGGGAGTGGTCGACCCTCACCGTGACGGACAGCGGCGCGGGCATGCCGTCGGAAGTGCTGCCGCTGATCTTCGACCCTTTCTACACGACGAAGCCCGTCGGCGAGGGGCGGGGGCTCGGCCTCTCCGTCAGCCGCAGCTACGTGCGCAAGGCCGGCGGCACGATCATCGCCGAGTCGGAAGAAGGCAAGGGCAGCGTCTTCACCGTGTACCTGCCGCTCGCGGAGCCGATCGTGCTGCGGCAGGACAGCAACGGCGCGGCGAATGGCGAGGCGACGCACGTCCTCCTCCTGGAGGACGACAGCGACGTCGCCCTCGTCCTGCGCAAGGCGCTGGAGCGGGACGGCTACCGGGTCACCAGCCGCGGCAACGGGCTGGACGGCAAGGACCTCATCGAGGAGGACCCGTCGATCGGCCTCGTCGTCAGCGACGTGGTGATGCCGCACCTCGGCGGCAACGACCTGGCCCAGTGGCTGATGTACGCCCGGCCGAGCATGAAGGTCCTGCTGATCACCGGCTACTCCGACCGCGTGGATTGGCTGGAGGCGATCAAGGACGAGGCGCACGACTATCTGATCAAGCCGTTCCCGCCGGCGAAGTTCCTCTCCACCGTCCGGCAGCTCCTCCGGGTCTGA
- the kaiC gene encoding circadian clock protein KaiC, with product MPSPPDYDLSKLPSGIAGFDAIAYGGVPEGGSTLIAGTSGAGKTVFALQFLHAGATKFGQNAVFVTCEERPARLVRNVRGFGWDLERLVEEKKFAIVDLSADPQEEQVDLGTLHLTALLARIEAAVRRVDAKRVVLDSVGSLFPQFADPGMVRRELLRIISYLLDLGTTVIVTIERGENEQSIGRFGVEEYIADNVVILRNRLERETRRRTIEILKTRGTIHQRGEYPFTIDREDGLTVVPLSSTTLEQSAPDSRITSGIEMLDQMTGGGLYESSIILVSGATGTGKTLMVAEQVRAAIRSNQKILLFAAEEGREQLCRNAAAWGVDFVGAEESGLLRIESHSPEEIGLEDHLLRMKRRIAEFEPSRIAVDSLSAFERVSTPKSFREFVIGLTSYVKVKRITALFTNTTSLLMGTESVTETHISTITDSIILLRYVEINGEMRRGIMVLKMRGTWHEKAIREYLIDGTGMRILGPFTGIHGILSGVPTYTFSSEAQRLEALIPDDEV from the coding sequence ATGCCATCACCTCCCGACTACGACCTTTCCAAGCTTCCGTCCGGTATCGCGGGCTTCGATGCGATCGCGTACGGCGGTGTGCCCGAAGGGGGGTCGACGCTGATCGCCGGTACCTCCGGCGCGGGCAAGACCGTGTTCGCCCTGCAGTTCCTGCACGCCGGCGCCACGAAGTTCGGCCAGAACGCCGTGTTCGTCACCTGCGAGGAGCGGCCCGCCCGCCTCGTGCGGAACGTGCGCGGCTTCGGCTGGGACCTCGAGCGGCTCGTCGAGGAGAAGAAGTTCGCCATCGTCGACCTCAGCGCGGACCCGCAGGAGGAGCAGGTCGACCTCGGGACGCTCCACCTGACGGCGCTCCTTGCCCGCATCGAGGCCGCGGTGCGCCGGGTGGACGCCAAGCGGGTCGTGCTCGACTCGGTCGGCTCGCTGTTCCCGCAGTTCGCCGACCCGGGCATGGTCCGCCGCGAGCTGCTGCGGATCATCTCCTACCTCCTCGACCTCGGGACCACCGTGATCGTCACCATCGAGCGCGGCGAAAACGAGCAGTCCATCGGCCGCTTCGGCGTCGAGGAGTACATCGCCGACAACGTCGTGATCCTGCGCAACCGCCTGGAGCGGGAGACGCGCCGGCGGACGATCGAGATCCTGAAGACCCGCGGCACCATCCACCAGCGCGGCGAGTACCCCTTCACAATCGACCGCGAGGACGGGCTGACCGTCGTGCCGCTGTCGTCCACCACTCTGGAGCAGAGCGCGCCGGACAGCCGCATCACCTCCGGCATCGAGATGCTCGACCAGATGACCGGCGGCGGCCTCTACGAGAGCTCGATCATCCTGGTCTCCGGAGCGACGGGCACCGGCAAGACGCTGATGGTGGCCGAGCAGGTCCGTGCCGCCATCCGCAGCAACCAGAAGATCCTCCTGTTCGCGGCCGAAGAGGGGCGGGAGCAGCTCTGCCGCAACGCGGCCGCCTGGGGTGTCGACTTCGTCGGCGCCGAGGAGAGCGGGCTGCTGCGGATCGAGAGCCACTCCCCCGAGGAGATCGGTCTCGAGGATCATCTGCTGCGGATGAAGCGGCGGATCGCCGAGTTCGAGCCCTCGCGCATCGCCGTCGACAGCCTGTCCGCGTTCGAGCGCGTCTCGACGCCCAAGTCCTTCCGTGAGTTCGTGATCGGTCTGACCTCCTACGTGAAGGTCAAGCGCATCACCGCGCTGTTCACGAACACCACCTCATTACTTATGGGTACAGAATCTGTCACGGAAACACATATCTCTACAATTACCGACTCGATTATTCTTCTGCGTTATGTCGAGATCAACGGTGAGATGCGCCGCGGCATTATGGTGCTCAAGATGCGCGGGACGTGGCACGAGAAGGCGATCAGGGAATACCTGATCGATGGGACCGGCATGCGGATCCTCGGCCCGTTCACCGGTATCCACGGCATCCTGTCCGGTGTCCCGACGTACACCTTCAGCAGCGAGGCGCAGCGTCTGGAAGCCCTGATACCCGACGACGAGGTGTGA
- a CDS encoding circadian clock KaiB family protein — translation MIFRLSLYISGESARSYAAIRHIQAIARSHLTDRHELEFIDVLKDPERAERAKIMATPTLVREFPGPRKKIMGEFGDHNAVIQALEIEIYN, via the coding sequence ATGATCTTCCGCCTGAGTCTCTACATCAGCGGCGAGAGCGCCCGCTCCTACGCCGCGATCCGGCACATCCAGGCGATCGCGCGGAGCCACCTCACGGACCGTCACGAGCTGGAGTTCATCGACGTTCTGAAAGACCCCGAGCGGGCCGAGCGTGCGAAGATCATGGCCACGCCGACCCTCGTCCGCGAATTTCCCGGGCCGCGCAAGAAGATCATGGGAGAGTTCGGGGACCACAACGCCGTCATCCAGGCGCTCGAAATCGAAATCTACAATTAG